A region from the Leguminivora glycinivorella isolate SPB_JAAS2020 chromosome 3, LegGlyc_1.1, whole genome shotgun sequence genome encodes:
- the LOC125224615 gene encoding zinc finger protein OZF-like, translating into MTCRSPSIPSPIPPRSPTALPIWSPLLALQACRLRRYLSDDCMTYQNRHLLHSERRRCGVCLASFPSTWLLERHAALQHASQTSCDDKPFVCEQCGQSYRYRSAYVKHREQNHRARLPADKLFTCDVCGMQFRYLKSFKKHRLNHTLERLHTKNTDQSDSMDQVSSTNEALLGRCGEMDLSIKKKNRPESTRSPPIEVHDEQDKTLVPKVKANGTTLPRGREGAFPSHLPALAQSQTVQKASLELIANTTAPVHIRGLWDSCKMTTGHAIERGGFACPFCGKCVRSKENLKLHVRKHTGERPFVCLFCGRAFGGKSDLTRHLRIHTGERPYHCEACGKCFARADYLSKHLTTHVHNAR; encoded by the exons ATGACATGCAGGTCACCGAGCATCCCGAGCCCTATTCCACCGCGAAGCCCTACCGCGCTACCGATCTGGTCGCCATTACTGGCGTTGCAAGCGTGCCGCTTACGCAGGTACCTTAGCGATGACTGCATGACTTACCAAAACAGGCACCTCCTGCACTCGGAGCGACGCCGGTGCGGGGTCTGCCTCGCCTCCTTCCCCTCCACCTGGCTGCTGGAGCGCCACGCCGCCCTGCAACACGCCTCGCAGACCTCATGCGACGACAAACCATTCGTCTGCGAACAATGTGGACAGAGCTACAGATACAGGTCCGCTTATGTCAAACACAGAGAGCAAAATCACCGAGCCAGGCTGCCGGCTGACAAACTCTTCACCTGTGACGTCTGCGGAATGCAGTTCCGCTACCTCAAGTCGTTCAAAAAACATCGCCTGAACCATACTTTAGAGCGACTTCACACAAAGAACACCGACCAGAGTGACAGTATGGATCAGGTTTCTAGCACAAACGAGGCTCTGTTAGGGCGCTGTGGCGAAATGGACCTAtccattaaaaagaaaaacagacCCGAGAGCACCAGAAGCCCCCCGATAGAAGTTCACGACGAACAAGACA AAACTCTAGTGCCGAAAGTGAAAGCAAACGGGACGACACTCCCTCGGGGGAGAGAAGGCGCGTTCCCGTCTCATTTGCCAGCGTTAGCTCAATCGCAGACAGTTCAGAAAGCGAGTCTCGAGCTGATAGCAAACACGACAGCGCCAGTCCACATTCGGGGATTATGGGATTCTTGCAAAATGACGACAGGGCACGCGATAGAGAGAGGAGGATTTGCATGCCCATTTTGCGGGAAATGCGTTAGGTCCAAAGAGAATTTAAAGTTGCACGTGAGGAAGCACACAGGGGAGCGTCCGTTCGTGTGCTTGTTTTGCGGACGAGCGTTCGGGGGCAAGAGCGACCTGACGCGGCACCTGCGCATCCACACAGGCGAGCGGCCGTACCACTGCGAAGCGTGCGGCAAATGCTTCGCACGCGCCGACTACCTGTCCAAGCACCTCACCACACACGTGCACAACGCACGCTGa